DNA from Gavia stellata isolate bGavSte3 chromosome 16, bGavSte3.hap2, whole genome shotgun sequence:
gggcacGCTCTCTCCTAAGCTACCACAGCAAATGTCTAAGTTTTCCGTTGGCGGGAGGGCATTCACAAAAGGGCACATTAAGCCATGTTCACCCTGTATATACTGTGGCTCTGCCCTCACCAGGGGAAAGATGAATTATTGGTGCTCTCTTATCACTTACAAGTGATAATTACTGGGAGGTATAAAACTGATGAAGACGAGGTGAACTGTAACCTCAGAGTGTGGATTTTCCTCGCTTCCCTGTCTTGACCTGCTAACATACAAAGTGGCAGATAGCTTTGTTTTTGCTTGGATTTTACCCCACTATCTAACCCACAATGTTTTTTACTGCACAGGGCTGTGGTCCATGGTAATGTAAAGGGAGTATTTGCCTGCGGGCGAGGGACCTGCTTTCACAGGCCTGTCCGAAACACCCTGTGCCTCTATCCATGGCTGCGTACCTTCTGCGACGCTGCAGCGTTCAAGCCAAACACGGTGCTCTCAAACCACAGGTATGACCCGGGTCAGCCACAGTCACACTCTTCACCCCAGTCCATCTCAGCCTCTCCAGTGAGGGTTGTGCTCTTGCACCTACACCCTGCTATTCCCCCCAAGCAAAGcactcctccttcctctgatCTGGCTCTGTTATGCACCCCACGGATCTCTGTGTCTGTACATTTACTTGGATCAAGAGGGTTCCAGGTCTTACTGCCCCCAATGTTCTCCTCAGTTTTGGCATTGATGGATACATCGTTCAAAACGactgtgctgcaggcaggcaagCACCAAAACGCTGTTGACAGGGAGGCCTCTGCAGACTCAGCACATAAAATGGGTCACTACCATGGTTATTTCAGTTACACAATTCCAGTGtgcttgcctttctttttccttgtcctTGGAGTCACTTGAATGTGAACAAGTAAAACTAAGACAAGGGGGTAACCAAATCAGGATGAGGaacagagaggggaaaggaaagcatCCCCCAGTACTGGTGCGGAGCGTCCTCCCAGCTCCAGCCGGCTGGTTCCCCAGCGCTCTGatcctggagctgctgcagaaataaaGACCCATTGAGAAGTCTGGCTCCAAATTAGCATTTGAATTCCCTTGCAGTCTGTTGTCAGATGGGCAGGAGGTGGGTGCTAGTCTCGGCCTCCCAGTACTGATAGACAAAGGTGGCTTTAAaaggtctttatttttctgagagaaagaaatgcattgCTCAAACCATGGACactttgtcttttcctttttttcctcttttccctctccctttctcctcgTTTCACCCCCTTTCCCAGATCAGACTGAGCTGCAGATAGACACGTCTGGGTATTGTTAGCCCAGTCTGACCTacttctttccctccccttggCCCCGTATTATGGATGCTGGTGCTATGGAAACCTGGGTGACATGCCAGGGCCACAAAGCCAGGGCCACCAGCTgcaccctcctctcccagccccacaggagCTTCCCTCCCAAACACACCCCTAAAGAAAATTAGCAGTGCTGCTTCCAGGGAAATTCAAGGGTGTGCTCCGTCCATCCCAAGCCACGCTCCGGAGGGACCGGGGTGCTCTTCCTCAGGCTCGGGAGAAGGgtgtattttttctctgctcccagGGCACAGCATTTCGCTGCTGGGAGCTGTGTGTAAACCCGCTGGTGTCTGCGCACCAGACCTGTCCGTGCACGTATCCTGCACGGGCCACCGCGACAGGTAGGAAAGTACACGTGGGTGCCCTTGAAGTTTTCCAGATAAAAACAAGCTACACACTCCTGCACCGCGGTACAAAAGCCTTCCAGGAACCTGGCTAGGTTCCTACGGACACAGAAATGGGAGGACGTGCACGCCGGCGATCCCTGCAGTGGATGGCAGTTGCTTCGTCAGGGGGACAGAGCTGTGCACTTTTATCACCACTTGTTTGCTCGCCTGGGAACAAGCCGCATCGGGGGAACGGAGGCTTGTTTACAAGTTCAGCCTCTGCGTTTCTTGCGATAAAAAAGTTCTTGCTGGTTCTGCAGGTTTCCTTTGCTCCCTGCTGGCCTCCCGGCCCGCTGGCTGCTTCGCCTGGGAGGCTGTGGCTCTATCAGAGTGGATTTGCTTCCAAATATCTCACGCCAAACCTTTTCCTCCCCGTTGCTGCCACTGAACTGGCAGTCCTAAGGGGAGGAAGCAGGAAGGAGCCCGGGAATCCGCCGGGCGCTTGCAGGGGGCTCCAGCGCCTGTCGCAGGCCGTCTCCAGGAGATTTCTGCGAGGCTCCAGGAGATTTCTGCGAGGCTCCAGGACTCCCCCACCCCAGTAACCTTAGCACcagggcccggcccggcccggatGAAACTGGAAGCGGGAGGGTTGGTGCGTGAGTGCCGCCACGGCTCTGTGCAGCCAGCCTGCGCGAACGCTGCCCTGGGCACGCCTTGGGCTGCAGCCGGgctgccctgggcacccctCGGGGTGCCCTGACCGAGGCCCGCAgcagccgcccgccgccccccccgctcccccggccccgctgccgcccccccgcccgcccggcggccGCAGCCGCGTCGCACCAGCGCCCCCTGccgagcggcggcggccggagCGCGGGGAGGAGAGCGGGGAGGAGCgcggcgcggcgccgggcgggcAGCGGTGGCTGCCGGAGCGTGCGGAGGCCGGGGAAGGGCCTGGGGAGGGACCGGCGGGCTCAGGCACGGCCCGGCGACCCTCTGCCCCCTTAAGCTGCGGGCGCAGCAGCCCGGCCTCGGCTGTGCGGCCGTGCCGCCCTCACCCGGCCCTTCCCTCGGCCGGCTTGGCTCACCAGACcagcagaaaatgaaggcaGGACACAAACCCCCAggtggggggagctgggctggcttcGTGGGTCAGCCCCCCCCATCACGGCTCCCACGGGCGGGAGCGAGCgcgggaggtggggagggggcagcgggGACGGGAGCAGCAGCGAGCCCGCGGCTGCCTCACCCTCAGCACTGGGGAACCTCACCCTCAGCACTGGGAACCTCACCCTCAGTGATGGGGAACCTCACCCTCAGCACCGGGGAACCTCACCCTCAGCACTGGGGAACCTCACCCTCAGCGACGGGGAACCTCACCCTCAGCACTGGGGAACATCACCCTCAGCGCCGGGGAACCTCACCCTCAGCACTGGGGAACCTCACCCTCAGCACTGGGAACCTCACCATCAGTGACGGGGAACCTCACCCTCAGCACCGGGGAACCTCACCCTCAGCACTGGGGAACCTCACCCTCAGCGACGGGGAACCTCACCCTCAGCACTGGGGAACATCACCCTCAGCACTGGGGAACCTCACCCTCAGCGCCAGGGAACCTCACCCTCAGCACTGGGGAACATCACCCTCAGCACTGGGAACCTCACCATCAGTGACGGGGAACCTCACCCTCAGCACTGGGGAACCTCACCCTCAGCACTGGGAACCTCACCATCAGTGACGGGGAACCTCACCCTCAGCACTGGGGAACCTCACCCTCAGCACTGGGGAACCTCACCCTCAGCACTGGGAACCTCACCCTCAGCGACGGGGAACCTCACCCTCAGCACTGGAAGCCATGGTACCAGTGCTGCCGGGCGGTTGGGTTGCCATTAAACTGGGCTCATGGCACGGCCTTTACGCCGGCTGGATGGTGACCCTGGAGCCACGTCACCTTGGGGTGGCACGGGCAGACCCCGTCCCATCCAGCACACACCCTGCCAGCCCAAACCCGGCTCCtcagcatctctgcagcagatGCAAGCGGGCAGAGTGGTTTCATAGAGCACCGGTGCAACATGCTGTGCGGCGGCAGCATTTTGAATTGGGTAAATCCTGAAACTATCGACTGCATCGTTGAACCATGGTCCGGTGCAAGGTGATTTTCCTTGATGACAGTTACGAAGTAGCGGAGTGATGACAGCATCCCTGGGTGGAGCTTTCCTTCTGCTAGAGGCCCCTGACACGACCCCTCTGACAATTGTTCCAAGGGGATGATGTGCTGGGCAGTTTTTCCATGGCAGAGCTAGCGACGGCGGGCAGCCAGGGCCAGAGCCTGGCTGTGCTGCACCAAGATTTTTAATGGTCTTCTGTGCATCCGGGGGGAGAAGCCGGCTTGCCACAGCCTCGCTGCTGAATCATTAACTTCCCTCCTCTGAGTCATTCTGCAGCCCTGTCACACACAGAGCCGGGACAAGCGGGGCTGAGGTGGGTAGTGGCTCCGGCCTGATACGGCAGGGTTAGAAAACTGGTTATGTAGTAAAAGATGGAggttttttctgcagaactggTGAGCACCAGCTTGGACTAACCCGAGACAGCAAGGTTTTGACACGGAGCCAGGACCTGCactggcagctggggctggtcCTGCTGTATTAACCCTCTGGGAGGTGGCTGGTTATGCTGGTAAGAAGGTGAGGACTGAGAATTAACTTCAGGAGATGGTGGGACATGTTAATGTAAAGGCTAAGTAACATCTCACTGGGGGCAGATGCATGTCTCTTCCTCCCTGGCCTTGCTAAGGCACAGCCAGGGTTAAATGATGCTCAGCCTTTTCCAAAGTGTATTACCAAAGCTGctataaaaaaagttattttgttgTCATTTATCTTGCTGTGACACCCGTGTGTTCCTGTGAGGATGGGGCCCTGCTGCactgaaaactttgcagagggaagTGCTGtacagttatttttgtttggatttaAGCCTTCCCCTGCAGTGTTTGCCAACTTCAACATGGCAGCACAACTCcaaggcaggagaggctgcaaGGGAAATGGACTGGGGGCTTTGCTGGATAAGCCAATTTAAAATGCAGGGAAGGAAGTGGAACAATGTGAAAAATTCATCGCTTCTTCCAAAAAACCCCTGCCTTTTGTTCTTACAGTCTAGATACGCAaactgctggggaagggagaggaggacgGCGGGCTTTAAAATGTGGTTAGGCTGGCAGCATGTTAATGCAGTTATTTTCACTCTCCGGGTTTGGCGTTAAGTCCCCCGTGACGATGGCATGGAGCACTGCTGGTGTTTTCTGAGCTGTGTCACTAACATGAGCAGACGGATGGCCAAAAGCATCAGCGTTGTGAATGCTGAGCTCCCGGGAAAATCCAGCCCTTCCTGCCGCGGGGGGACCCAAGCCTAGAGGGGGACCTGAGCACCGGCCAAACCACCCAGCGGGGACCACTGGTGCTGAGCGGTTCAGACCCCAATCTGGGAGCTCGGCACCTCTGAAAATCGGCTTCTCCCTGCTCAGAGCTCTCCTTCCGCAGGACGCAGGGTTGCAGGCTGTGTTGCACTGCACAGCGGGGAAACCAAGGCAGCCGCCTTGCACTCAAAATACTCGtgtttttgttctctgctgATTGCAGACCCACAAGGAGACACCCAACACGGCAGGCTCAGTGCCTTTTTATTTGTGCATGTTGTCGCTCAGCAGTATTCAAAGAAACACATGCAGTAGTGGTTATGAGTTTGCGCAGTCTGATGTACAATATTGCCCACGGGCAATGGCTAATAACCATATGAGGGCACTAATAGACTTTTGCAAAACATGTTGGTGGCTGCTCCTGTTTATCACTCGCCTCTTTCCTTATGCCTCAGCCCACGTCTGGTTTCAAACAAATGCCTTTCTTAGGTGTGGGCCTTGGAAAACTGGCATGAACCCATGGATGGTGCCTGGGCTGAAGGCAGAGCCGCTGGAAGAAGGGGAACGCATGTCAGTTCCCTGGGGCAGCTCACTGGGAAGCTCAGGCTGAGATGAGTTTTCTTTTACCTTTCCAGTTTTCCTAAAATTCTCCTTGTTTTGCTGCATCAGGCATGGCGGAGCTGCCAGATACGGAGCACTGGGCACACAGTGTGCCGTGGGGGAAAAATACGTCCTGAAGAGCTCAGCAGTTCGTGCCAGTGCTGGGCAGTAGGGAGGGAGGCGTTAAAAACTCAGGTGAGGGTGGATTTGTCACTGGGCCCTGTATTAGTTGCAGCCAGTCTGTTACcatgggcaggagggagcaggactGGAAGGCGAGGACACCGATGAGGGACAGAGGAGTGGGTCACGCTGTGAGAAGCTGGGGGACATTCAGCCCCACGTagtgagagaggaagaaatgcaaGATGCCCAGGGCTGACGCTGCAACGAGAATCCAGAGAACTCCAGCGCTAAAGTATATGGGGGCAATCCtggtggaggagagggagccTGCTGAGACAGAGCATCGCTGCTCTCGCCCAGGAACGGTCCCTTCCTCCCTGGAGAAGGGGGGTGGAAAGGCAGCCCCTGGCTGTCCCCTGCCCCCTGCATGGGGTCCCGTACCCTGCTCCCACCTGGAGGGAGCATACACGCACCCGCACAGGCTCGGAGCAGCTCCAGCCTTGCCCCGTGTCTGTGTCTCTGGCCCCAGCCCTGTACCCATGCCCACGTTATGCCCCAGGGAGAGCTTGGCAAGGCTGAGTCACGCAGGGACCCTAAAGCAGCCAGAGGGAGTCCCGAGCTTCCCCGAGGCACCTTATGTTCCCAAATGCAAACCCCCAGGGGTTACCGCGTACTCCAGGCTGGCAGAGGCGTTTACCTTTCTGAGGACGATGCCCTGTATCCCATGAAGTAGCAGTAGCGGGCATAGAGATAGAGCAGACCCAAGGCTGCAGACAGACCTGCAGTTGAAAGAGATCACAGTGACCGCCTCCAAAGGCTTTTTAGAGCTACTTTGAGCCAAGCGTGTAGCCCAAAGTGAAGGAATAGGCTCTGTGTCCTCTGGCTCTACCCTCCCATCAGAGACAGAACTGCTGCCTAATTTATTGTTCTGAAGGGGAGCAGGACCTGAGGACTGAGCCAGCACTCAGGGGAATAGATCCAGTGACAAATCAGGTAATGGGGTGTTCTCACCTTGATGGAAGAAGAGTCCAGCCTGCCACAGAACTGccaggaaaatgggaaaatattcGGAGGAGTTCACCCTGGCAGGAAAGAGGAAGGTCATAAAcaaggggaaagaggaagatctttcttttttgcttcccCTAGCAGTTTCCAGAGGCTGGAGGCTGTTGCTTTTTAGAGCTGATGTCACCATAAAAACCTCCAGGCTTGCACCTTTCCCCACAGTTCCCATCCCACCTTTATTCACAGGAATTAAACAGTGGAAGAAATGGGGTCTCCAGGGCACAAGAAATTAAGCAAAAGATGCCCAGGTCAGACCATGCACATAAAGGCTCCATGAACCACCCCCACTGCCCCTTCCTGAGTGCTGCAGCTTAAACCCTGCTGTAAAAGCCCCAGAGCCGCAAGGAAGGTCTGCcccagcaggctgcaggcacGTTGAGGATGAAGTGCATCTTAAGCAGATAAGGCCGGAAGAGCTTGGGCTTCCTGCAGGAGTGGGAGGGAGCACTTCGCTGTTTGGATTGTTTGTATGCCATGCCCGGTCCCCCCAAAGACAAAGTAGTAGGACAAAGAGATGCTGGATGAGGCTTGAGTCTAGGCTGGCAAAGGAGCAGAGAAGGGGATGGCTGAGGGaatcctgctcctgctgcccagtTGCTTTTTATTCAGTGCTCAGCTACAGCAAGAGTGGAAGCttcttgcctctctgcctccctccccactgcagCCCTAGCACAGAAGTCACGGCAGAGATGCTGCATTGTGGCtatccccatcccagccccagctgAGATGTCTCTGGGAGCTTGTCCTTCCCAGCAAGCGGGGTTCAGAGCAGGGCTGAAGCTGCCTGAGGCTTTGACACCACTTGGCTAAACCCAGCCTAAGTCTCAGGGACCAACAACTATGTCTTTAGCAGCCCTCCACTCTACAGCAAAGATTCCTGTGTGATTTCTATCAGCAATGGCTAGTGTGTTTAGGACTCATGAGCCAACCCAGTCCTGACTCTTAAGCCCGTTAATTTAACGCCAAGGGAGGTGAGTAACTGCTGAATTACAGTCCCGAGAAATGAACGGCAAAGCAGGGGAGGGGCAGTGCCATTAGACGTGAGATCTGGCAAGCACCTTGTAAGAGGAGTTTCTTACTGTGCTCGAAAGATCCTCTCAAATTCCGGTGGGCCCGAGATCATTGGAGGAGAAACGCCGAACACCCTCCTGGCATAGATCACCTGGAGGAGGAAGTAGGCTGCagcaaaagagggaaaagtaGCAGTGGTCAGTCCTCTGGCTGGGCGCAGTGGGGCCGGGGAAGTGCCATCCCCGCACAGCAGAGGAAGCTGGATGAAAATCCCAGATGAAAATCCCAAGGAAAAGGAATAACTCAGTGCAACAGTGAAGCGAGGAGTATGCAGTCACATACCACCAGCAGGTACCTGCTTTCTCTCTTGTGTAATTAACAGATCATCTATTATGTATAGAAATTGTTATGCAGTTCAGATGCACTTTGTTACTGCCAATTTCAAGgttttttcaatcttttttttttttcccttctaaatCCTGATAGCTGAGTAGGGAGGGAACTGATGCCACAGATAAGCCACCCAGACACTGAATTAAATTGTCATGCAATGTGGAATCGTGGCTGGGAGATGTGCCGTGTGACCCACCGCTCCCCGTTCTTCCACCTTTCTGTACTGCAGTGCAGCAGTTTTGTATGCTAATGTCTACACGAGCCTCAGGAACTGCTGTAAactcatttttcaaagaaagacaTTCTATATGTTTGCAGAGGAGAAGATCTACCAAGAAATTTCTGAACTGAGGAGGTAGGTCAGTTCAGAGGAAGGGCTTCCCAGGCACTCATTTTGTTGAATACTTTTCAAAACCCAGACAAGATATCAATCCACTGTCTGAAAAGTGGGGAAGTGCCAGTGCGacagcagaaatgaaatatGGAAGTGAAAGGAAATCAGTGGAGGTACAGTAGACTAACCCAGCAAGTATTTGGGCATGTGCATCCGATGGTCCCTACCTTGCTCCAGGACTCCCAGGACTGTCACGGCAGCCAGCAGATGAATCTGATCCAACATACTGGACTCTTCCAGACCTTAGAAAATCTGATTTCTTGATCAGAAGCTCCTCTGGCCAGGTTTAGTCCTTGCTGATATGACAGTCGGCGGTGGTAGCTGGCAGCATAAGTTTAGTCTAATTGAACAGGAAAGATTTGTTTGTAGTGCTTAAAACCGGGAGGAGTCTGGCTTGTCTGTTACCATATGCACCGTGGAAATGTAAATCAGGAGAGAGAGGTCTAATGGAGAATTTCCGTTCCCATTCACCCTTTTCCAGGAATGAGCTATGAGGAAGTGTGAAAGCCAACAGAGCACAAGCACATGAGAGATAAGATAGGGGAACGGGGAGCTGAATGGGGGGACAAACACCAACAGCCCAGCAATCCACTCCCCCGGGGGCATCTGGCTTAAAACCGCTTCTAACGAAGGCCAACGTCCCTCTTGCTGATGTTGCATGAGAAACTGCAGCCCCACTTGGGCTGCTCCGCACCACTCGAGCATCAGGATAGGCAGCATTTTATGGCACACAACACTGCGTGCACAGACTCCGGAAAGCGTGCGCTGGGCACGGAGCACGACTTACAGCCACAACACTGAGACAGCATCGAATAAAGCCCCCAAGTGAAAAACCTACTGCAACAGTAAGACAGGATGTGATAAAGTATAAAAGGTACAGATCTGTCTTGCACGGTGGTACTTCATTTGGGGATGGGTCCTGCAGAATGACTGTCAGACACTGAGGGTTTCAGAGCCGACCCTCGTACTGGAACAGCTGGGAGCTGTGCATTTAAGGCTTCTGATCAATTCTCAGCCAAATTAGCTCTCATCGTAAACACCAGAGAGAGTTCTGTGTGGGTAATAAGCTGCAGAATTCATCAGGatatagcaaaagaaaaatgatgtttTCACATGTCAGGAGAGACCCACTCAGCTAATTCCTGTCTAAGAGCACAGAGCTGGCACGGCTGCGAGCTGCTGAGACTGCCGGCTTtgtttccctcctctcccttcacTCGAAGAATTTTCCCTTTGGACcagggaaaaagcaaagtgGGTTAAGACAAAGTGAGCATTAAACGTCACtattatagaaaataaaatcaggttAAAGCAGTTTACATAAATTACACTGTATGCCTGATGTCCTTGATAGACTTTCTAAGAAGCAATAAGCTGGTTCCGGTTTTCTGCCTCTCTATAAGGCATAAAGGCACCTGAAGAAGCTATAACAATGTCCCAGCTTAGTATTTCTCCAAATATCAAACACAGACACCACCGTTTTTCAAGCACCAACTGTGAGATTAATTCTTTCACCTCAGAATTGATCCCTTTTCATTCCAGCGACTGTTTAGAAATACAAGGAacattgtgttttgttttctcccattTAGCTGTCAAAGAAATGAAGGACTCTCCTGTGTCAGCTCCAAAAGGGCAGAGGTCTCGCGGTGCTTAACGACATTccatctccctctgctcctgTCTGATTACAGCCCACTAGCAAAAGAAAGTATAAAGCAAAACAACCGAACAAAAAAGATCTGAGCTCACGCCTCTATCGGATGACAGTGCAGCGTAACCTGCATCAAAAGTGCCAAATATGTGTAAGGAAACCTGAGCCAGGAGGAGCTGTAAAGGCTGCCAAAGAGCACTCCCACTCCCCAGATCATCATTAGATGCAAAATACTTGTAGTATCATCTAGTGTAGTCTAAATATAATAAAGGCTAGTAGAAACATGAATGAACAGCCAAGCACAGAtgtctctcccctcctcctccctcccccataCGCATAATTTTTCAAGCTGTCTTTACCTTCTGAAGGGCGCAACGTTTTTCTTGTCCCTGTTTGTCACCATCAGAACTTGCCTTATTTTCCGTTCTCACTCCGTGTTTGCAAGGAACAGGCATAAGTACCCTCTTCCCAGCACCGAATGCCCTTTGATGATGGGATTGTCACCAGTGGACAGCCTCAGCATCCTGTGGACCACGGTGGCCACCAGCATCCCTGTGTAGGGGCTGCCACAGCAGGCTCCGGCTGGCAGAAATGGTCCCCCTTGCCACCCCGGTCTCTGCCACCTTCCTGCCGTTTGCATCTGACCTAACGACAACACAACTGCGCGGTGACTCAGATCATGCTGTTGATCAGGCAGAAAATTCCGGTCCACAAGCAAAGGGAGACCTGTGGCTCGGTGAGCCCAGCTGGCTGCACGGCTACCGCATCCCTGGGCTCCGCAAgaggagaggggcaggaggggcagctGGGGTGGGCAGATGGGGACAAGGCGTCACCGCTGTCATCATCTGCCTGCAATGACACTGGAATAAGCATATTGCAAAACCTTACCCTCCAAGGCTGACACGGCCGAATTTCCTCCAAAGCAAAGACAAGTTCTGCATTCCCAGGCTCACCTTGGGATGGATGTGCTGAGTGGGAGCTAACGAAATGCTGTCCCTGTCTCCCACTCCCCGGTGTGTACTCTGCTCTCTGTGTTACACCGTGCGAACACGGCCCTGCATCATGGGGCGGCTGGACCTGGCACAGTCCAAACTCCTCGCACCTCCCACTGAGTCAGTGCTAGAGGCATTTCTCTGTGCCCACGGTTCCTTCTTGCAGCCATTAATCCTTTCTGTCTCCTAATTACCACTGTAGGGCTGCACTGTCAGCTGGATGGCAACACCGATCGGGATTAAAAATActcttgggaagaaaaataagcaacacGAAAGGCTTGGAGGAGTTTTAACCAGCCACAAAGTTTGTAATACCTATTACTGCCCAGGAGCAGCGGGGCAAGGAGAAGCCAGCAGCACTTAGTCCAGCAACGTTACATGCAATAACATCCCCCTTAGAAATGTGTTTCACGAGACTACAACAGGCCAAAAGCTTTCTCTTAGTGGAAGACGGAACATTTTGCAGCTGAGCAACTTACCCTTCAGCTGTGAAGCATGGAGGCACCTCATCCTTCCAATCGCATTGAAAAAATATGGAAGCGTTTTCTAATCTAGTTGGCGCTTGTGCTTCCCTTCCCTTCAAATTCTTTTGCAGCCACTGAGCACATCCCAATCCGTAACCGTGGAACTGCTTGCGAGAACAGTTAGCGTCTTTCTAACagccacacaaaaaaaagagaggggtttttgttcaaaagaattaaaagccacacagagaaaaaagtttttctaGTTCAAGAGAATGAAAGAGAGCTCAGCCGCGAGCACCTCAGTCTGCTCAACTAACAGCTCCCTCGGGCTGGGACGGTGGGGCCGGCAACACGTCCTCCTGACCGCCCAtgtctgcagagccttctgttAACTCAGGCATTGAATCATGTATTGAGACTTTCCTGGAATTCTTGGATTTTGCAGCTGTAAGGGGAAGGACAGGCTAAAAACATGGCAAGAAAAGGCCAATTCACAATTTCGTCCCTTACGAAGATGCAGTTGGCCACGTGTGGCCGTTCCTAGGAAGTGGGGACAGCTGCAGACAATTTCTGCTCTGCGGTTCCCACTGGGGCTCCCAGCAAGGCGCGAGCTGGCTCAGATCTCCTGAACAGTTTGAAATGTGTCCTGGGTTCTGCAT
Protein-coding regions in this window:
- the LOC104254183 gene encoding leukotriene C4 synthase, with protein sequence MLDQIHLLAAVTVLGVLEQAYFLLQVIYARRVFGVSPPMISGPPEFERIFRAQVNSSEYFPIFLAVLWQAGLFFHQGLSAALGLLYLYARYCYFMGYRASSSERIAPIYFSAGVLWILVAASALGILHFFLSHYVGLNVPQLLTA